Below is a window of Halobaculum lipolyticum DNA.
GGGTATCGTAGGGGCGTGACCGCCCCCACACCACCCACCACCGACCCACAGTACTGCGACGCGACCACCAGCGAACGGCGAATCCACGACCGCGAACCGATGACACACACAGGAGGCCGACGATCATGAGCGAGCCAGCGACCCCCGGAAAAGCGTCCGCCGACGCGGACGACGAGGCGACCGACGCCGACGCGACGGGGCGAACGGACACCGAGGACGAGACCGCCGAACGACGGCGCGAGGCGGCGACGCGGGCGCCCGGGACGGGCGCCGGCGCGGTCGTCGCGGCGCTCGAAGCCGCCGGCGTCGAGACGGCGTTCGGCGTGCAGGGCGGGGCGATCATGCCCGTGTACGACGCGCTGTCGGCGTCGACGGTGGACCACGTCACGATGGCCCACGAGCAGGGCGCCGTCCACGCCGCGGACGCGTACGGCATCGTCCGGGGCGACCCGGGCGTCTGTCTGGCGACCTCCGGCCCGGGCGCGACGAACCTCGTCACCGGCATCGCCGACGCGTCGATGGACTCGGACGCGATGCTGGCGTTGACCGGACAGGTGCCCTCCGACATGGTCGGCTCCGACGCGTTCCAGGAGACCGACACCGTCGGCGTCACCGCGCCGATCACCAAGCACAACTTCTTCGCCAGCGACTCCGACGACGTGGGACGCACCGTCGGCGAGGCGTTCGCGCTCGCCGGCACCGGTCGCCCCGGCCCGACGCTGGTCGACCTCCCGAAGGACGTCTCCTTCGGGCAGACCGACCGGCCCGTCGGGGAGCCGACGCCGCCGAAGCGGTCGGTTCCGACCCCCGCGGCCGACGAGGAACAGGTCGAGGCGGCCGCCGACGCCATCCAGCGCGCCGAACGGCCCCTCTGCCTGTTCGGCGGCGGCGTGATCAAAGGCGACGCGACCGAGGAAGCGCGGGCGTTCGCCCGCGAGTTCGGTATCCCGGTCGTGACGACGATGCCCGGCATCGGGAGCTTCCCCGAGGACGACGACCTCTGTCTGTCGTGGGCGGGGATGCACGGCACCGGCTACGCGAACATGGCGATCACCCACACGGACTGCCTGATCGCCGTCGGCACGCGCTTCGACGACCGCCTCACCGGCGGCGTCGACACGTTCGCCCCCGAGGCGGAGGTCGTCCACGTCGACATCGACCCGGCGGAGATCTCCAAGAACGTCCACGCGGACTACCCGGTGATCGGCGACGCCGCGACGGTGATCGACCAACTCGACGCCGCCATCGGCTACGGCGACGCCCCCGACCCCGAGGCGTGGCGCGAGCAGTGCGCCGAGTGGCGCGAGGAGTACCCGATGGACTACGCCATCGACACCGACGAGCCGGTGCGCCCGGAGTTCGTCGTCGAGGCGTTCGACGCCGCGACCGACGACGACGCGTACGTGACGACCGGCGTCGGCCAACACCAGATGTGGGCCGCCCAGTACTGGACGTTCCGCGAGCCGCGGACGTTCGTCTCCAGCCACGGGCTGGGGACGATGGGGTACGGCCTCCCCGCGGCCATCGGCGCCCGCATCGCGGCCGACGACGACCGGCAGGTCGTCAGCTTCGAGGGCGACGGCTCGTTCCTCATGACGATCCAAGAGCTGTCGGTCGCCGTCCGCGAGCACCTCGACATCACCGTCGTCGTGCTCAACAACGAGTACATCGGGATGGTCCGCCAGTGGCAGGACGCCTTCTTCGAGGGGAACCACATGGCGTCCGACTACGACTGGATGCCGGAGTTCGACACGCTCGCGGAGGCGTTCGGCGCGAAGGGGTTCCGCATCGACGACTACGACGACGTGGAGGACGCCGTCGAGGCGGCGCTCGCGTACGACGGGCCGTCGGTGGTCGACGCGCACGTCGACCCCGAGGCGAACGTGTACCCGATGGTCGCCAGCGGGGCGGCGAACGGCCTCTTCGCCCTCTCGGAGGACCAGCTATGAGCGGCGACGACGACCGGAGCGACGCCGCAGAGCGCGCGGGCGACGCCGGCGACCCGACGCCCGACGGCGGCTCGACCCACCCGGCGGAGTCGCCGCTGGCCGAGCGCGCCCGCCCCGCCGACGCGGACGCCCCGACGACGGGGCTGTCCGGCCCGCGCCCCGAGGAGCGCCCGCACCCGACCGGCCGGCGCGACGAACACGGCGTCCGCAAGGAGCCGGACCAGGGACCGGAGCCGGCGCGTCGCGCGACGGTGTCGGCGCTCGTCGAGGACGAACCCGGCGTGCTGGCGCGCGCGGCGGGACTGTTCCGCCGGCGCCAGTTCAACATCGAGAGCCTGACCGTCGGGCCGACGACCGTCGAGGGCCACTCCCGGATCACCCTCGTCGTGGAGGAGACGGAGGCGGGCATCGACCAGGCGAAGAAACAGCTCGCGAAGCTCACGCCCGTCATCGCGGTGGGCGAGTTGAGCGGCGACGCGGTCGCCGCCGAACTCGTGTTGTTGAAGGTGCGCGGGCAGGAACCGGACAAGGTCCACGCGATCACCTCGATGTACGACGGGCAGACGCTCGACGCGGGACCGCGCACGATCACGGTGCAGATAACCGGCGACGAGAACCAGATCGACGACGCCATCGACGCGTTCGACCAGTTCGGCATCATCGAGATGGCGCGGACGGGGCAGACGGCCCTCGAACGCGGCGACTCCCCGACGACGCCCGGCGAGGAGCCGGGCCACTCGGCCGCCGACACCGACGACGACGAGTTCACCAACTACGACGACTGACGACCCCAAACGACACTTCACACAACCATGACCGATTCCGACACCACTCTCGACGCAGAGGTATACTACGACGACGACGCGGACCGCTCGCGGATCGACGACAAGACCGTGGCCGTGCTCGGCTACGGCAGCCAGGGCCACGCCCACGCCCAGAACCTGAACGACTCGGGGGTCGACGTGATCGTGGGCCTGCGCGAGGACTCCTCCTCGCGTACGGCCGCCGAAGCCGACGGCCTGCGCGTGGAGACGCCCGCCGACGCCGCCGCCGAGGCGGACATCGTCTCCGTGCTCGTCCCCGACACCGTCCAGCCGGCGGTGTACGAGGAGATCGAAGACGGCATCGAGGAGGGCGACACGCTCCAGTTCGCCCACGGCTTCAACATCCACTACAACCAGATCGTCCCGAAGGAGGGCGTCGACGTGACGATGGTCGCGCCGAAGTCGCCGGGCCACCTCGTGCGCCGCAACTACGAGGCCGGCGAGGGGACGCCCGGCCTGCTCGCGGTGTACCAGGACGCCACTGGCGAGGCGCGCGAGGAGGGGCTGGCGTACGCCCACGCGATCGGCTGCACCCGCGCGGGCGTCGTCGAGACCAGCTTCCAGGAGGAGACCGAGACGGACCTGTTCGGCGAGCAGGCGGTGCTGTGTGGCGGCGTCACGTCGCTGGTCAAGCAGGGGTACGAGACGCTCGTCGACGCGGGGTACAGCCGCGAGATGGCGTACTTCGAGTGTCTGAACGAGCTGAAACTCATCGTCGACCTGATGTACGAAGGCGGGCTGGGCGAGATGTGGGACTCCGTCTCCGACACGGCGGAGTACGGCGGGCTGGTCAGCGGCGACGCGGTCGTCGACGAGCACGCCCGCGAGAACATGGAGGAGGTGCTCGAAGCCGTACAGGACGGCACCTTCGCCCGCGAGTGGATCGCCGAGAACCAGGCCGGACGCCCCTCGTACACGCAGCTCCGCGAGGCCGAGAAGAACCACGACATCGAGGACGTCGGCGAGGACCTCCGGTCGCTGTTCGCGTGGGGCGGCGACGAGGACGCCGAGTCGACCGACGAGGACGAGAAGGCCGAGGTCCGCGCGGATGACTGACGGCGACGAGTCGACGGCCGACGGCGACACCGTCGCCGACGTCGACCACGAGGCGCCCGAGGGCGCCGTCGACCCGAACGCGGTGTGGGAGCGCGGCGAGGAGCCGCCGGCGGCCGAAACCGACGGAGACGACGACCGACCATGAGCGAGGGGACGCTGTACGACAAGGTGTGGGAGCGCCACAAGGTGGCCGACCTACCGAACGGGCAGGACCAGCTGTTCATCGGTCTCCACCTCGTCCACGAAGTGACCAGCCCGCAGGCGTTCGGGATGCTCCGCGAGCGCGACATGGACGTCGCGTTCCCCGACCGCACCGTCGCGACCACAGACCACATCGTGCCGACGACGAGCGAGGGACGCAGTCGCCCGCTCGCCGACGAGCGCGCCGAGGAGATGCTGACACACCTCGAACAGAACACCGCGGAGGCGGGCATCCGCTTCTTCGGACTGGACGACGAGCGACAGGGCATCGCCCACGTCGTCGGGCCGGAACTGGGCTTCGTCCAGCCGGGGATGACCGTCGTCTGCGGCGACAGCCACACCTCCACCCACGGCGCTTTCGGCGCCATCGGGATGGGCATCGGCACCAGCCAGATCCGCGACGTGTTCGCCACCGGCTCCATCGCGGCGGACAAGAAGGCCGTCCGCCGCGTCGAGGTCGGCGGCGAACTCGGCGACGGCGTCGGCGCGAAGGACGTCATCCTCCACGTGATCCGTCAGCTCGGCGTCGACGGCGGCGTCGGCCACGTGTACGAGTACGGCGGCGAGGCGATCCGGAGCCTCGACATGGAGGGTCGCCTCGCGGTGTGCAACATGTCCATCGAGGGCGGCGCCCGCGCGGGGTACATCAACCCCGACGAGACCACCTACGAGTACCTGGAGGGGCGCGAGTTCGCGCCCTCGGGCGACGAGTTCGAGGAGCGCAAGGCGTACTGGGAGTCGATCCGCTCGGACGACGACGCCGAGTACGACGACGTGGTCGAGGTCAACGCGGACGACCTCGCGCCGCAGGTCACGTGGGGCACCAACCCCGAACAGGTCGTCGGCGTCGACGAGGCCGTCCCGGCACCCGCCGACACCCGCGACCCCGACGCGGCCGAGTCCGCGCAGGCACACACGGAGGTCACGCCCGGCGAGACGATGGAGGGGCACGGCGTCGACGTGGCGTTCCTCGGCACCTGCACGAACGGGCGCGTCGCCGACTTCCGTGAGGCCGCCCGCGTACTCGACGGTCGCGAAGTCGCCGACGGCGTGCGCGCGCTCGCCGTCCCCGGCTCCGGCACGGTGAAGCGCAAACTGGAGGCCGAGGGCATCGACCAGGTGTTCGAAGACGCCGGCTTCCAGTGGCGCGAGGCCGGCTGTTCGATGTGTCTCGCGATGAACGACGACGCGTTGGAGGGCGACGAGGTGTGTGCGTCCTCCTCGAACCGCAACTACGTCGGCCGACAGGGGTCGACCGAGGGCCGCACCCACCTGATGTCGCCCGCGATGGTCGCCGCCGCGGCCGTCGAGGGCGCGGTGACGGACGTCCGGACCTTCGACCTCGCCGACGACGTGGGCGAGGCGGTCGCCGACGCGGAGGTGGACGAATGAGCGGTCCTGCGGGCGAGGACGCGCGCGACGCCGACGGCGTCGCGGTGCCGGCCATCCGCCGGATCGCCGGGACCGGGGTCCCGGTCCGCGGCGACGACATCGACACCGACCAGATCCTCCCCGCGCGGTTCCTGAAGGCCGTCACGTTCGACGACATGGGCGAGTACGCCTTCTACGACCAGCGTCGGGACGCCGACGGCGAACTCAACGACCACCCGCTCAACGAGTACCAGGGCGCGAACGTGCTCGCGGTCAACGAGAACTTCGGCTGCGGCTCCTCGCGCGAACACGCCCCGCAGGGGCTGATGCGCTGGGGCGTCGAGGCGATCGTCGGCGAGTCGTTCGCGGAGATCTTCCAGGACAACTGCAAGTCGCTGGGGATCGCGACGCTGGCGGTCGATCACGAGGACGCCGTCGCCCTGCAGGACTTCATCGAGGCGAACCCCGACGCCGGCATCGAGGTCGACGTGCGCGCCGAGACCGTCCGCTACGACGGCACGACCGTCGAGGGCGAGGTGCCCGACGCGATGCGCGAGGCCCTCTTGGAGGGGATCTGGGACACGACCGCCGTGATGCGGACGAACCTCGACCGCGCGAAGGCGGTCCACGACGACCTCCCGTACGCCGATGACTGAGGGAGCGAGGACGGACGGCGGCGACGTGCCGGAGGTCGCGGTGATCCCCGGCGACGGCATCGGCCACGAGGTGGTGCCGGCGGCCGTCGAGGTGCTGGAGACCGTCGGCGACTACGCGTTCACGGAGGCGGAGGCGGGCGACGCGACGCTCGACGAGACGGGCGAGGCGCTGCCCGCGGAGACGTACGAGCTGGCGGCGACCGCCGACGCGACGCTGTTCGGCGCCGCCGGCGAGTCCGCCGCCGACGTGATCCTGCCGCTCCGGGAGGCCGTCGGCTCGTTCGTGAACATTCGCCCCGCGACGGCGTACCCGGGCGTCGACGCGCTCCGCCCGGAGACGGATCTCGTCTTCCTCCGGGAGAACACCGAGGGCGTGTACGCGGGCCACGAGGACCGCCTCACCGACGACGTGTCGACGCTGACGCGCGTCGTCACGGAGACGGCCTCGCGGCGCCTCGGCGAGTTCGCCTGCGAGTACGTCCGGGAGCGACCCGAACACGACGGCTTCACCGTCGCGCACAAGGCGAACGTGATGCGCGAGACGGACGGGCTGTTCCGCGACACGGTGCTCGCGGAAGCCGAGCGCGCGGGCGTCGACGCCGACACGGTGCTCATGGACGCGTTCGCGACACACGTCTGTCTCGACCCCGACCGGTTCGACGTGATCGTCTGTCCGAACCTCGCCGGCGACGTGCTGTCGGATCTGGCGGCGGGGCTGGTCGGCGGTCTCGGCCTGCTCCCGTCGGCGAACGTCGGCGACGAGCGGGGCCTGTTCGAGCCGGTCCACGGCACCGCGCCCGACATCGCGGGCGAGGGCGTCGCGAACCCGGCGGCGACGATGCTGTCGGCGGCGATGCTCGTCGAGTCGCTCGGCGACGACGACGCCGGCGACCGGATCCGCACGGCAGTCGAGGGCGTCCTCTCTGACGGCCCGCGGACGCCCGACCTCGGCGGCCAGGCGACGACGCGCGAGGTGACGGACGCGGTGCTGGCGCGGCTGTAGCGGTCGCGGGAACCCGCCCGCGTCGCTGCGGCGACCCGCGGGCCACCGGGTCGGCCGCGGCGACGACTCACTCCTGGTACGAGAGGCGAACCTGCTCGAATCGGCCCTTGTTCTCGAGGTGGCGTTGGAGTTCGTCGGCGTACTCTTGGGTGAGTCGCTCGGCCGCCTCCAGTTTCTCCCGGTCGACGCCGCCGCCGCCCCCGCCGCCGCCCAGGATACTCTTGATGTCGTCGACGATGCCGCCGAGCACGCCGCCCGAGGAGTTCCCGCTCGGGTCGCCGCCGCCGGCCATCGCGCCCATCTGGTTGGCGATGTCGTCCAACTCGGGCATGATCTGCGGCAGCTTCGAGGTGTCGGCGACGATCCGGGCCGCGTCGGGGTCGTCGGCCGCTTCGATCTCGAACTCCGTCGCGGTCATGATCAGCCCCCACTGTTGGTTCGAGAACTGCGACTGCTGGATCCGTTGAGTGAACTCGCGGTCGACGGCCATGCGCTCGCCGACGATCGCGTCGGTCCAGTTGCTCATGTGCGGGTGCACGGTGTCGGACCGTATGTCGGTTTCCCTCGCGAACACGCCGCCGGCGACACGGGCGGTGCAACGGAGTCCGCGAACCGGAACGCGTATCGCCGGTCCCCCGCACCCGCGAGCATGGGACTGATCGATCGGCTCCTCGGGGCGCGCGAGGGGCAGTCCGCGACCGGGGGCCGAGCCGCCGGGGCGACCGGGGACGCGGCGCCGGCCGCCGGGCCACGCGGCCCGTGGGTCGACGGCGACGGCGCGCCCGCGAGACCCCGCGGCGTCGCGCTGTTCGTCGACGGGCCGAACGTGTTCCGCGAGGAGTTCGACGTCGACTTCGCGGACCTGCGGGCGGCGGCGGAAGCGGCGGGCGACCTCGTCACCGCGCGGCTGTACCTCGACGAGCACGCGACGCCGGGACTCATCCAGGCGGCGGAGGCGAACGGCTTCCAGGTGGTCACCACCAGCGGCGACGTGGACGTGAAACTCGCCGTCGACGTGGCGACGTTCGCGGCCGAACGGCGCGCCGCGACGGTCGCGGTCGCCTCCCGCGACACGGACTTCAAGCCCGCGCTGGAGGTCGCTAACGAGTACGGCCTGCGGACGCTCGCCATCGCGCCGGGGAGCCACGGCCGGTCTGATGCGCTTCGTCGCAGCGCCGACGAGGCCGTGACGCTCGAGGAGTA
It encodes the following:
- the ilvB gene encoding biosynthetic-type acetolactate synthase large subunit, with translation MSEPATPGKASADADDEATDADATGRTDTEDETAERRREAATRAPGTGAGAVVAALEAAGVETAFGVQGGAIMPVYDALSASTVDHVTMAHEQGAVHAADAYGIVRGDPGVCLATSGPGATNLVTGIADASMDSDAMLALTGQVPSDMVGSDAFQETDTVGVTAPITKHNFFASDSDDVGRTVGEAFALAGTGRPGPTLVDLPKDVSFGQTDRPVGEPTPPKRSVPTPAADEEQVEAAADAIQRAERPLCLFGGGVIKGDATEEARAFAREFGIPVVTTMPGIGSFPEDDDLCLSWAGMHGTGYANMAITHTDCLIAVGTRFDDRLTGGVDTFAPEAEVVHVDIDPAEISKNVHADYPVIGDAATVIDQLDAAIGYGDAPDPEAWREQCAEWREEYPMDYAIDTDEPVRPEFVVEAFDAATDDDAYVTTGVGQHQMWAAQYWTFREPRTFVSSHGLGTMGYGLPAAIGARIAADDDRQVVSFEGDGSFLMTIQELSVAVREHLDITVVVLNNEYIGMVRQWQDAFFEGNHMASDYDWMPEFDTLAEAFGAKGFRIDDYDDVEDAVEAALAYDGPSVVDAHVDPEANVYPMVASGAANGLFALSEDQL
- the ilvN gene encoding acetolactate synthase small subunit, translating into MSGDDDRSDAAERAGDAGDPTPDGGSTHPAESPLAERARPADADAPTTGLSGPRPEERPHPTGRRDEHGVRKEPDQGPEPARRATVSALVEDEPGVLARAAGLFRRRQFNIESLTVGPTTVEGHSRITLVVEETEAGIDQAKKQLAKLTPVIAVGELSGDAVAAELVLLKVRGQEPDKVHAITSMYDGQTLDAGPRTITVQITGDENQIDDAIDAFDQFGIIEMARTGQTALERGDSPTTPGEEPGHSAADTDDDEFTNYDD
- the ilvC gene encoding ketol-acid reductoisomerase; this translates as MTDSDTTLDAEVYYDDDADRSRIDDKTVAVLGYGSQGHAHAQNLNDSGVDVIVGLREDSSSRTAAEADGLRVETPADAAAEADIVSVLVPDTVQPAVYEEIEDGIEEGDTLQFAHGFNIHYNQIVPKEGVDVTMVAPKSPGHLVRRNYEAGEGTPGLLAVYQDATGEAREEGLAYAHAIGCTRAGVVETSFQEETETDLFGEQAVLCGGVTSLVKQGYETLVDAGYSREMAYFECLNELKLIVDLMYEGGLGEMWDSVSDTAEYGGLVSGDAVVDEHARENMEEVLEAVQDGTFAREWIAENQAGRPSYTQLREAEKNHDIEDVGEDLRSLFAWGGDEDAESTDEDEKAEVRADD
- the leuC gene encoding 3-isopropylmalate dehydratase large subunit, whose translation is MSEGTLYDKVWERHKVADLPNGQDQLFIGLHLVHEVTSPQAFGMLRERDMDVAFPDRTVATTDHIVPTTSEGRSRPLADERAEEMLTHLEQNTAEAGIRFFGLDDERQGIAHVVGPELGFVQPGMTVVCGDSHTSTHGAFGAIGMGIGTSQIRDVFATGSIAADKKAVRRVEVGGELGDGVGAKDVILHVIRQLGVDGGVGHVYEYGGEAIRSLDMEGRLAVCNMSIEGGARAGYINPDETTYEYLEGREFAPSGDEFEERKAYWESIRSDDDAEYDDVVEVNADDLAPQVTWGTNPEQVVGVDEAVPAPADTRDPDAAESAQAHTEVTPGETMEGHGVDVAFLGTCTNGRVADFREAARVLDGREVADGVRALAVPGSGTVKRKLEAEGIDQVFEDAGFQWREAGCSMCLAMNDDALEGDEVCASSSNRNYVGRQGSTEGRTHLMSPAMVAAAAVEGAVTDVRTFDLADDVGEAVADAEVDE
- a CDS encoding 3-isopropylmalate dehydratase small subunit, whose protein sequence is MSGPAGEDARDADGVAVPAIRRIAGTGVPVRGDDIDTDQILPARFLKAVTFDDMGEYAFYDQRRDADGELNDHPLNEYQGANVLAVNENFGCGSSREHAPQGLMRWGVEAIVGESFAEIFQDNCKSLGIATLAVDHEDAVALQDFIEANPDAGIEVDVRAETVRYDGTTVEGEVPDAMREALLEGIWDTTAVMRTNLDRAKAVHDDLPYADD
- a CDS encoding isocitrate/isopropylmalate dehydrogenase family protein, producing the protein MTEGARTDGGDVPEVAVIPGDGIGHEVVPAAVEVLETVGDYAFTEAEAGDATLDETGEALPAETYELAATADATLFGAAGESAADVILPLREAVGSFVNIRPATAYPGVDALRPETDLVFLRENTEGVYAGHEDRLTDDVSTLTRVVTETASRRLGEFACEYVRERPEHDGFTVAHKANVMRETDGLFRDTVLAEAERAGVDADTVLMDAFATHVCLDPDRFDVIVCPNLAGDVLSDLAAGLVGGLGLLPSANVGDERGLFEPVHGTAPDIAGEGVANPAATMLSAAMLVESLGDDDAGDRIRTAVEGVLSDGPRTPDLGGQATTREVTDAVLARL
- a CDS encoding DUF5799 family protein; the encoded protein is MSNWTDAIVGERMAVDREFTQRIQQSQFSNQQWGLIMTATEFEIEAADDPDAARIVADTSKLPQIMPELDDIANQMGAMAGGGDPSGNSSGGVLGGIVDDIKSILGGGGGGGGVDREKLEAAERLTQEYADELQRHLENKGRFEQVRLSYQE
- a CDS encoding NYN domain-containing protein, with the translated sequence MGLIDRLLGAREGQSATGGRAAGATGDAAPAAGPRGPWVDGDGAPARPRGVALFVDGPNVFREEFDVDFADLRAAAEAAGDLVTARLYLDEHATPGLIQAAEANGFQVVTTSGDVDVKLAVDVATFAAERRAATVAVASRDTDFKPALEVANEYGLRTLAIAPGSHGRSDALRRSADEAVTLEE